From the Fusarium oxysporum Fo47 chromosome X, complete sequence genome, the window CAAACGCATAGTAGGCTGAAGAACAAAGATCGCAATATTCTGCCAAAATCAAGCTTCGTTATAAATACTTTGCTGTCAAAAGCTTGAGTAAGCACAAGGGTATTGAAGAACTTTGAGCGCAAGATTCTTTGACCCAACAGATCCGGGAAAATATACGGCATAATCTAGCGGGATATGCGTTCCACCGGCATGTTTATTGAGTAGGAGTTCTGCCAAAATAGGTTTCCGGCTAGAAAGGCAAGATTCTTTATGGCAGTTCATATCATTACTGCATGTTTTCAAGAAGAGGCAATGATAGATACGGATGCTCGGCAATACACTTCAAATGTCCAACACTGTGCTTGGTCCCCAGATGTGTAGAACAAGTATAAATATGGTGGTATATTCTGTATCCAAGCATAGGTCTTCACAGATCTTTCAACATGCCTCGACACCTGTCTATCTTCTTCGACTGCAACTACATTCGTGAGCGCGTGTGCCTTTCCGGCCGTGGTCTTGAACATAGTGAAGCTATGCCTGAACGAGATACAAAGTTGCCTAACATCAAGTGTACCTCTTTACACAAGCCTGACGTTATCGGAGCTCACAGATACGAGTTCTTTGTACACGGCACTGATTTGGCGAAGAAGTATGGGAAGGTTGCCTTACATGATGAGGAAACCAAAGAAATCTTGGCACTTATTAATGGCTCCTCTGAATCCTCGCTGGAGGCTCTGTTGGCAAAGTTTGGGCACAGTGATGCGAAGGAGGGGGAGATTCAAGATGAGTAGGAGTACTGATTCAGCGGGAATGGAAGTGTCTACCCGTGATGGCATTGTACTGAGCTTCATACAAGTTTGGGTGCTAGGATCAGCTCGCTAGGTATATCAAAACCGGTGATTCTTCAGCCGTAACTGCATGATATTTGAGCGCGAGATGAAGTCACGTGGGCAGTGACTCAAGACAAGATATTAGTATATGACCCGGAATACGTCCAGCAAAATTGAAACATCGAAACAACTATGCCCCGGAGAACCAGAAATAATCAGGAAGCCTCAAGAATCTCACCATTGACGCCAAAAGATGCAGTTACATCAGATACATGTACCATTGCCGGAGGTGCAGACATTTTCTTTCTGCGGCGACAGTTCCTGAGCCTTGTAGTAAGGGAGAGAATGATGGAAACTGTATACCTACAAGCGAGAGAGCTAATACGGACATTTTTTGGTGGCATTGCAACTTCTGCTTAGAcaaggaaaggaagaagaaggcgaaggGAAAGAAGTGAGAGGACCTAAGGAGGAGCATTTAATCTCCGGTTCCAAATATGAGTGAAGAGGGCACTCGGGTGGCTATGTGATTCACGAATCATAGATATAAACATCTATAAAGCTACAATTTCATCCCATATTTCTTTGCCTGCTCCAAACCTCTAAATTCCgataaaattaaaaaagccATGCTAAAAAGGACTACACTCGAATACTTATTAGAGAAATGTGCTTCACAAAATATACCGACTTCCGGTGCGCGAAGTGCAATcatcttctcagctggaAAACAGACCATGAATGTTACGAGCATCCAGGAGATCCGAGAAAAGGCTGCAGGATAATCATCCAGAGGACAGACATGCTTTGGTCGAATAAGACCTGTCGAAAGTGcaaagggaagaagaagacgaagcagGCAGGAAGAGAATGCGTCACAAAGACATGAAGAGGCGATGGATTGGATATGAACTGAAAGTCTGTGATTCAAAGCCAAATTTGAGTAAATGGTCGACTCCTACGCGATTCCCCTATTACTCGAACATTCGTTGAAATTAACCTATCTCTTAGTATAGTCCAATTCCCCCTGGTATGAATTTGCTATGCCAACTTTGAGAGCGACATACTTCGATGCGATTTCGTCGCGGACAAGCCAggtggttgagaagctgCCGTATCCGAGCTTATGTATAACGCGATATCGGTCAGTGAGATGGTCTCCAATACAAATTGGATGATAGCCACCTGGGCTATAGCCATACGGGCTTTCAACGTCCTCTATTGGAAGGTACAAAACTGGAGAGGATGACGTTGCTGTTGTTCTAGCGCAGCGTAGACTTGTGCGTGAAGGAAAGGTCAAATGATGTCACAaggacaaagaagaaaagggaaaTTGGGTTCTCAAGTGCTGAAGTGCTACGCTGCACATTTTGACAACGCTGATGATGATAAGGTGAGGGACTTGAGATGCCCAGAGGCTCTGCTTTACGCATTTGTTTTCATGAGAATGCCTGGGCGGCCAAAAGTGGATCCCACAGTCGTTTTCCGCTCCTGGTCACTGGCTTACCAACTGTACGATTGATGCCTACAGATGACCTTGGGATCTGGTTCAGAAGGCCAACTGTGAGTCACAGCGCCAAATTTCACCCATGGTGCACAGATACCTACTAGGTTGGCTTACTTTGAGATATAATAGACATTTTCAAGTAAATTGGGTTTTCTGCCATTCCAAAAGAGAATGCTTCAGGTGACCGTATCTCCCAGGGGAGGTGGCTATTTTATAGCGCATTGCCAGCGGATGGCCCGCTGGAGAAACTTGACATGGCCAACATCATTGGCACCGCCGCGAGACGAAGGGCCGGAAATAAGCTTTAGCAAACTCAACTGTGAATCGCTCCCATTCACCTCCCTTCATCAATTATCGCGATGCGACAGTCTCTACGGCGAAAGTCTTGCAGTGCTTGCGCACGCTCCAAGCGTCGCTGCAGCCTCAGTGCTCCCAGTTGCAGTCGCTGCGCAGCGAAAGGCATGGAATGCTCGTATCCCACCTTCACAGCTGTGCCGCCTCCGCTCCCAAGTGCCTCTGGCAGCCCTCTCAGCGATTCAATTGACGATGCTTTGCTTTCTCTTCAGATACCCTCATTCATCTCCACGACTGAAGCATATGGCATGCAGCTCGACTCTGCGGAATATCCTCCCCATACAGCAAACGATTTTACAGCGCGCGCAGAATTCTTGGCTCATTTGATGTCATTGCAGTCCACGGCACTGGCTGAGAAGGGGTTCAATGTATTCATTCATCCGTCGCAGACTCTTGCTTCAGATGCGTTACGCGACGCGTTAGCTGGCAGTGCTCTACACGCCGTGCGCAATCCTTCCAACGCGCGCTTCGTCGATTCTGAGATTACAAGGCGCGCCTCGCACATTGTCGCGGTCTTATATGCGGCGTCGATAAGCGACGATACTGTCGACTTGCGAATGCTTCCTTCGGTCCAAGCACTTCTTATCTATCAATGCATGCGACTGTTCTCGCCAGGCAGCATCAGTCAACAGGCGCAGGCGGAACGCGATAACATTGTTCTTCAGATTTGGGCATCGCGTTTACAATTATTGTTGGCTTGTGATGACGAGCTCACGGAAGCGAGCTGGGAGTTTTGGGTTGAGAAAGAAGCCATCCGTCGCACATTAATATGCATAGAGCTTGCGCAAGGCACCTACACGTATCTTCGTGGAAACTGGCCCATCGGTGTTCGATGTCATCACGACCTAAGGTTTAATGCACAAAAGGCCCTTTGGGAAGCCAAGTCAGCTGCAGAATGGCATCTTGTGTCTGACGATTCCGCGCATCCCTCGCTGCCATGCAACATGCTTCGCTTACATAAAGACATTCGCGACGCAATGCCTGGTGACTTGGATGATATAGGGGTTCTATTGCGAGCTGCGGGTGAAGGGCTTGAGAACATGAATACCTGGCTTCGTCACGATAAAGAAGCCTTGCAGCGATGGGGCCAGGTCGGTGTATGACTCGTCTTCAGCATAACAGGAGTACATACAAGTTCTCGCTCTTGGGTGATCTGCCACTACAAACCATGTACACCAATGCGAAGGAACTGGCCGTCCTTGTCAAGCCTATCCCTAATCGGTCCACTCTTCAACTCATCGACATCCCAAGCTGACCACACAAATCGACCATGCAAAAAAGCAGCTTCCCCCGACGCGCACCATACAGCAAACGCGCCTGGAAGACTCACTACAAGCCGTTAGGCATGGGTATATTGCAAAGACGCCTCACAAAGCTTACCATCGTCCCAATTCATCGTCGTTTCTGTCATCCCTTTCTCTCGAGCTTGGTCTGTCAGGATGGCCCCTGGATGGAAGCTTACGATCTGAGTTTGAGATGCATCCTTCTCGTCTGCAAGTTTCTGGAGAAGAATAGTCCCAGATGCCTTGGTCAATGAATACGATGAGAGATTCTTTGGGCTACCGAAGTCATGGATGGCACCCGTTGAGACATTGACTATATGGTACTACCAAATGGACTGTTAGCAGCGTCTTCGAAGAGAAAGTTAGGCAtatacttttctttttctttgtaCATCTTGACGGTGCAATCGATCACAAAGCTGGTGCAGCGCCCGAGTGTTGACCACGAACTGCTCCCACGTCTTCTCCCAACCTTGACCCGACAACGTCCCTTCAACGTTGAGAGCAGCAGTGAGGACCAAGACATCCACATGAACACCATTTGCACCCAAATTGTCAAACACCTGATCAATGCTTCTGGAGTCAGATATCTGACAGACTACCGCCTCAAATTTGGTGTCGCAATCGCTATGATCATGAGTGAGTCTTGCCATCGCTTCGTCAAGCTTTTGGCGCGTTCTTccagtgatgatgatcttgtctGCACCAGCCAAAGCAAAGTTGTTGGCGATGGCGTATCCGATACCAGCAGATCCGCCAGTGATGAAAACAGTCTTCCCGGCTTGGGAAACTGAAGGCTGTGAAGGATCCATAGCGTCATACACCGATGTATGTAGTTTCTTTGTTAGTGGTACGGGTTTGTACACAAAAGCGGGAGATTCGGCGTTGTTTGGCATGATTGGGAAAGTCTTTGAAGATGAATGCAGGAGGTGAGGAGGCATGCCAGGCAACGGATTTAAGACCCAGCGACGTCCATTTTATAATGGTTCTCTAACTGTTCATTTGGAGTATTGTATTAGGCGGGCATCTTCCATGCCATTTGCGGACTATTCTGGATCATGATTGCGGAAATCTGTTATAGAGAGCGGCCTGTTGTGGATCCGACAACGGAGAGCCACAGTTGACCGCATTGATAAGATAAAAGGGGCGTTGTCGAAAAATGCCTCCTTTTGATTTCTGGCATAATCTGAATGGGAAAGCGTCCTCGCCAAGCTCACAATGGGTGGATACCAGTAGGTATCCTACATGGACTGGTAAGGGTAGATGGATTTATTACGAGCTAGCCAGGATGCCGAGCGCACGCGCATGCGAGGGTCTGCGAATGCTCCGAGCCCTTAAATCAACTCTTGACTCGAGATGTGAGATTGTGATTTTGTGACAGGCTTTCGGTGGGAGCCTATTAAGCGCGATGCCCTTCTTTTTGTCCTGTTGAGATTGGTTGGCTGTATGGATGATGAACCTTGTTTGTCACTCAATTATAAGCATTCTTCATGTGTCAAGTTCACGGGGGTTTTGTTTCAGAACCTCACATGTCTAGGGCCGATTTATCCAGAAGACTATGCGGCTTTGATTCTACCAAACAACTCATGATAACCCCTCATTTAgtctccttcttggctggaATACACTCCAGGAACCTAACCTTATCCCTTCGCAGCGCGTCTTCAAGTGAAGTAAAAGGAATACCAAACTTGTCCTGAACCTCTTTGGCTCCTCCTTCAATAAAGCCAAAAGGCTTCATGTTGGCAAAATGCTGAAACATATGGCCATGAACACCGATACCCAAGTTCTCCACCTCCTCAGGAGTGCGCTTCACGATCCCGACTTCCTTACCGCTGACCTTGACCAGTATATCCCTAACCTCCTCAAAGTCAAGCAGTTCATTTCCAAGATCAATTTCCTGGCCTCGGAATCTGGCAGGGTCCTGCAGGACCGCAGCAGCGTACTTCCCCACGTCATGAGCATCAGTGTAAGGAAACTTGGCACCACCAATAAGAAGATCATCTATTTCTCCGTCTGTTGGGAGACGAGGAAAGTTATTGTAGACGCCTGGGATAAGAACGTCATAGTGGATAAGTGCGGGCCGAAGAATTGTGTATGATTCGAATTTCCCTGCGCGAACAGTATTCTCGACTTCATATTTGCAAGTATAGTATCCATGGAGATGAGGAATAGCTTTGACATTGTCGTTATCCCAGATATCCTTCCTGTCAGCACAAATGACGGTAGCGGCAACGAGATTTTTAACGGCAGCCTTCTCGCAAGCTTCAACAATTGTCTTGGCCTGGAGAAGTTCCAGACCAGGGAAGGAAACTGTGTTGAGAAAAGCGGCTTGACATCCCTGTGCAGCTTCGAAGATATCGTCGAGGTTCTTGCTCTCTCCCTGGAAGAGAGTGATTTTCGGGTCAGTTAGCAGGGCTGGGATCTTTTCGATGTTGCGGACGACAGCGTGGATCTTGTGGCCGGCTTTAAGGAGGTGCTCGATGACCCATTGGCTCTGTTGACCAGTGGCCTGTGTGACGAGATAGGTCGGCATTTCGAAGCTGATTATAACGTGACTATGGTAATGACAGAGTGACACGGTTGAGATAACGACAGATGAGTCCGAATTATTGAGTCGATGCTCTGGAGTGAGTCTTCAGCGGCATATGTACAGTGTGTTTTTTCTCTACGGATTCCGGCCATGTCCCGGCAATTATTTCAATGTCTTATGATTTCTAATATGTCCTGAGCTGACGAATATCCATGATCCGGTACTTCTTTGGAGTCGGAGCCTTCGCAGGCATCTTAAAAGTCCGGTTGTCTTTGAGGCTTAGCGTAGAGAAGAACCCGATCTTACCTTCGATAAAAGTTGCTTCCAGTGGGGGACACATGATGACAGGGGAATGTCACCTCAATTGATCATTGGTGCTTCTAAACTTAGTGCTGATGACAAATTCCTTGTCTGCTTATCACCTGCGAGacctcatcaccagcaaTTTTGACCGAGATTGAGATCTTACTGCTTTCATCTACCGTACGATATTTACTGCTCGAAACGAATCGAGCGGCGTTTCGGACCGACTTTTTGAGATGAAACCCCGAAAAAGCTGTTGGACTTGCGCAGGTTAGTGGCGGCAAAACGGCTTGCGAATTGGCCATCACTaagcatcagcatcagctcgCAAGATTCAATGCGACGGAGTCCGACCGAATTGCAACAAATGCAACCGTTCTCAATTGACCTGCCAAGGCTATGAAGCTCGATTATCATGGCCCCGAAAAAATGACAGGAAGCGAGCGATGGTATGCACTACGGCAAAGCAAGCGCCTGTATCCTTCCAAGAGACGAGCGAGATACCTCGTCGCCTTTTCTTGATCAATACATCATTTCGCGATGTCGAGCTACACAACTACTTATCGTCACAGTACCACCAGGCTCAAGTTTCCGTATCGCCTTCAAAACCACTCAAGCAGCCCGCGATACATACCAATCAGAATGAGCTGTTACAGTACTGTGAGCGCTATGGCACATCCACAATGTCCACGTCTTCTGACTCGCATATTAGTTCATCACTTAGCGCATCTGTCTTTGGTCACATTCAGCACGACAACGGCTGGAATCCGCGATACGCTCATGAGAATGGCTATGATTAACAACAGTGCTTCAGCCTCGGCTCTTCTGCATGCTCTGCTAGCCTATTCATCCCTTCACCATCATGGCCTGAGCGAAACATCTCTCAAATTCAAAGTACAGGCACTTCATCTACTATCTACCTCCGCCGAAGATGGTGAATTGTCCTTAGTAAACGCCTCTCAGCACGTGGCTGCGTCCATGCTGCTTGGATCATTTGAGGTATGTGACCCCGGAGACCAATGAGGTTCTGCTGACATTTTAGACTTTACGTCCTTCTGAGAGCTCAGGTGAATGGTTGTGGCATATCTGGGGAGCTGTGGATGTCATTCAAGCCACTCAACTCAGCGATCATTCTTCTGAGAATGAAACATACGTTCTCATTGACTGGGTCAACTATCATTATACGCTCTCACGTTTCAGCACGCAGCATTGGCGACATAAATCACTGGCTTCAAAGGCGTCCAAGAAACCGATGCAACTCTTTCGTCGCAGAACGACCCCGCCACTGTCAATATACAGACCCGTATGCTTTCTACAAGAACAGACTTGGAGCTTAGTGGCTAACCAAAGTTTCAGAATCATCCCTTTATAGATCCGACGTCTTCTATAATGAGCCTCCTTTTTGAAGCATGCAATACTTATATGGATCCACAAGATCCCCAAAGTCACAGTCCGGAATACCGCAACTCGCTCCGACGGCTCGAAGCGCAGGTTGACGATCTGATTGCTTCCCCAGTCCCGAACGATCTAAATCCTGAAAGCGCATTTGCGTTGGAGTTATACCGTGTAGCAACACGCATATACATAGCGCGTGCCTCCCAAAGTCCATGGGAAGCACCCGCAGTGTTGGACTCGCTGGTAGATGCACTGTTCAACGGTCCAGTGGCGTCGTGCACCTGCATTCATTTCTTTCCGCTATTGATTCTCGCATGCGAATCACGAAGGGATGATCAACGGGTGGCAATACTTAATCTGATTGACAGAACTCAACGCGATGCACGAATCAGGAGTATGAAGGCTGTGACGAATGCTATTCAGGCTGTTTGGGTGCAGCAGGATCTTCATGCTGATAGTGAGGTGTTGGTGAATTATATGGATCTCCTCAGTATTGGAATTAGCTCAAGTAGCAGTATTCCGTCCTTTGCATAATGTTAGGCTGGAGTCAGTaactaagttctctgtgctgatataagctctcagccacgaggctcaactgcaaataacacatctggctcacaACTTAGACATTATACCACAATGCCTGACCAATTGCTACAGCAGAAAGCTACAATCATGAAAACCTAAAAGATGGCTCATTTGACCGCCATCACCGGTATAAGAACTCTGATGCGTCCCCCAAGACGATCCAACTCAGCACCAGGAAATTCAAGGACGTATGAGAAAAGGTTGACCTGATGAAAGTTTCGAGATGGCACGTATGTCGGTGGTGTCATGGGGGAAGAAGGTTGGACTGGAAGAAGGTTTGGAGCAATCAGAAGGCCGTGGCGGTATTGAGTTTATGAGTCAGTCTAAGGTCAGCAAATACGCTTCTGATTTAACACAATGGCTGGAGTCAGTAACACCGAGGTAGGCAGAATATTGGATGAGATTGGAGAACCTGGGTTCTGAAATTCGACCAAAAGCAAGGAATCAAGAGTCTTATCTTCTTTTGCGAAACGAATGACCATCTCTCCTCGTGGCCCGGATTTCGTATCAACATCGAGTAATGGCCTGGCCCGAATCCTTTGCTGACTGGCGATCGTTGCAACATGATTTGCTGGTGATAATATCCTTTATCAGTTAGACCCGAGTCGGCAGTGAGACATGCGCCACATGCTCAAATGTCTTGTGTGAATGTCAATGTCCCATTGGTTAGCCACCTTCCTAATGCAGGCGCCACGGTAACTTGAGATCAGACATTGATGTAGTATTGGGATTTTCGGAGTGATGAAGTGATCACAGGAGCAATTTTAGGCGCTTGGAAATCTCCGAGAGGAATTACCAAGATGATAGCTTCTCGCAAATGCCGGAGGTGATGCATGTCGCTTGGCATTTGAATGCCTCCAACACACTACGTTACATCTATAACACGATATTCTGTCCGTTGCGCACCTTGCTTGGGAGTATAAAACCCAAAGCAGATTTTCTCTCCAAGGGCTATCGCTTGCTTCAACAGGATGTCACTGGTCGTGCCAGCTCACTAGCCCGGTGCCCTCATCACGCTCTTGCGAATACTACCTTAGTTTGTAACTACGATAAAAGACAGCTGGAAGAGGATATTCCGTTTTGGGTTACATCGTCAGTATCAGGCATAAATCAAGTGACGTGCGACCAGGTACCTTATCTCGATGTTTCTTCTGCTGTCGCCAACCTTATCGGAGAAAGCCTGTTTATCAACCCTACTGTCAAATCATTGCGACAGTAAATCGCAAGCGACAATATCACCCGACTTTAACTCATGAGTAGTTCAAAACCCAATATTCGGGTTCACTATTTCCGGGAACTGCTCTCGCCTGTGTTTATGAGAGTGTtattttgagttgatagaccTGACAGCTGATGCTTACATCGCGCGCCTTACTTGTGAACTGCTCTCGCCATGTGTTCTTGACAGTTGCTATGATCGTCGTTGCTGAAACAGATCTGCAACGTTGCAATCGGCCATGTATGACCGCAGTCTCTCCATTAACCACGGCTATAATCGCCTTTCCGCAATGTAATTCAAGTCACTGCAGCCTTGAAAAAAGTCATTTGAGTATTCTGCACATGTTCTTTCTTCCAACGCTGCAACTCAACATGTCTTTCAAGACCCTGCTGAGACGAGTCGATGACTTTGGAAAATGACGGGTTTCCTCTTATCTGCGGATTATGTATTTGACAAAATGTTTTTAAGAATGATTTCGGACGTATATAATACTCCTGAAGACCGATATTCGGCCAAAGGATCAATAACAATTACAACATCGAATCACAATCGCACCACATAAACATTTCCCCTTACGCAACGCAACATTCACAATGGTCGCACTCGACGATATGACTTCTGACATTCCCGCCCTTGTCGTTCCAGCCAACAATGATGACATCTCTGAGGAGGCGACGGGTAGTGTCAACGCCGTTTACTTTGTCAACTGGTTCGTCTTCCTTCTCACGTGCTCTTGGTTCATTCACTCATCACACGCAGGGGTATCTATGGGCGTAACTATCAACCCCAGAACCTTCCCGCATCGCAACTGACTCATGTGCTTTATGCTTTCATGAATGTGAGAGCTGATGGGACTGTGTAAGTATTCCTACTGAGGAGACGCCTTGACTCAATGCTCACGACATACAGCTACACTGGAGATTCCTATGCCGATCTTGAGAAGCACTACACTGGTGACTGTAAGGTTATTTGCTTCCTAATACTCAGAAAGTATGCTGACTCCACTAGCCTGGGAAGAGCCCGGTAACAACGCATACGGATGCGTCAAGcagctcttcctcctcaagaaggccaaccGAAAGCTCAAAGTCATGCTCTCCATCGGCGGCTGGACCTGGTCAACCAACTTCCCAGCTGCCTCTGCCTCAGCTGCTACCCGATCCACCTTCGCCAAGAGCTCCGTTACTCTCATGAAGGACTGGGGCTTCGACGGTATCGACATCGATTGGGAATATCCTGCCAACGCTACCGATGCCAGTAACATGATCCTTCTACTCCAGGCCGTGCGCAACGAGCTCGACTCTTATTCTAAGCAATATGCCAATGGATATCACTTCCAGCTTTCCATTGCTGCCCCTGCTGGCCCTGATAACTACAATaagctcaagatgaaggaccTCGGATCGGTTCTCGACCATGTCAATTTGATGGCTTATGACTACGCCGGGTCTTGGAGCGCCTTCTCGGGGCATCAAGCTAACAAAtacgccaacaccaagatccCCAACGCGACGCCGTTCAACACTGACCAGGCCGTCAAGGCTTACGTCAACGGTGGCGTTCCGTCCGCCAAGATGGTTCTCGGTATGCCCATCTACGGCCGCGCATTTCAGAACACTGCCGGTCTCGGGCAGCCATACTCTGGTGTCGGATCTGGAAGCTGGGAGAACGGTATCTGGGACTACAAGGCCTTGCCCAAGGCTGGAGCTAGTCTTGTCTATGACCGCGATGCTCAGGCCTCTTACAGCTATGACTCCAACACTAAGGAGCTTATCTCCTTCGATACCCCTGGTATGGTCGGGAACAAGGTCCTTTACATCAAGAACCGTAAGCTTGGTGGCAGCATGTTCTGGGAGGCGTCTGCTGACAAGACTGGTGCTAACTCTTTGATCGGCACCAGCTCTAAGAAGCTTGGAACTCTTGATAGCACTAACAATTGCTTGACCTACCCTAACTCTCAGTATGCCAACATTGCCAAGGGGCTTTCTTGAAGAGACAGTGGCAACACAGTTGTGTTCGTGAGAACAAAGGTACAGCTTAGCTTTTGGGGATACGCACTCGTGGCATAGACTCAAATTATTATACCTTCGCTTTAGATATTAATAGACATTCGTTTGGCATTACTTCTGGACGATATGTAGCGGCATAGTGCCGCAACTTCACTGTATACCTTCGAACGAATTAGATCACAGCTACGTATATGCTTACACCAACATTACCTATGCTGAACTTCTCTGGGGACTTGTGTCGTTGCGCATCGAGCGCTTGCGGCAGTGCGCTATCCATCAATGATATTGGAGAGGCTCGCGGCCCGCGCATCGGGTAACGCACTTCATAAGCGGGTATCCTATCCCTTTTTGAAGAGCGGGTAGTGTCACAAATACAAGCATCATATAAATACCGAATCCCTTATCTTACGCTACTTCATATTGGAACGCCACTTCAAGAATGTTTGTTCTATTCACAACTAGGCTAGGTCTCCCCTCCCTTCCCCTCCCGAATCGGCCGCTATGGGTCGACCCACGAAACGCTATTCTACAGCTCAAGAGATGGTTCCAGAGTTATCAGCACAGTTGAACACCTTTGCAATCAGACCGGATCGGTAGGCATCCTGGATGGATACAGCCACACTGTAACTTCAAGGGGGTTAGCTATCGCACATATCACAGGGGCGGTCATTTATTGACTTACGTTCCGGCAATGACCATGAAGGATCCAACGAGTACGATGAGGGCATGTGACCAATACTTCGCCTTGTTAGATGAATTACCCGTTCTATAATGCTTAAAATCCTGCATCCAAAGGAGGGCTGGGAAGATCAAGCTGAAGGGAGCGAAACAGACGGCTCCGGCAAGACCCAGGAGGTAGTTGAGAATAGGGACAGCCTCGGCAACGATAAAAGCAAG encodes:
- a CDS encoding fungal-specific transcription factor domain-containing protein; its protein translation is MVCTTAKQAPVSFQETSEIPRRLFLINTSFRDVELHNYLSSQYHQAQVSVSPSKPLKQPAIHTNQNELLQYFHHLAHLSLVTFSTTTAGIRDTLMRMAMINNSASASALLHALLAYSSLHHHGLSETSLKFKVQALHLLSTSAEDGELSLVNASQHVAASMLLGSFETLRPSESSGEWLWHIWGAVDVIQATQLSDHSSENETYVLIDWVNYHYTLSRFSTQHWRHKSLASKASKKPMQLFRRRTTPPLSIYRPNHPFIDPTSSIMSLLFEACNTYMDPQDPQSHSPEYRNSLRRLEAQVDDLIASPVPNDLNPESAFALELYRVATRIYIARASQSPWEAPAVLDSLVDALFNGPVASCTCIHFFPLLILACESRRDDQRVAILNLIDRTQRDARIRSMKAVTNAIQAVWVQQDLHADSEVLVNYMDLLSIGISSSSSIPSFA
- a CDS encoding glycoside hydrolase superfamily — its product is MVALDDMTSDIPALVVPANNDDISEEATGSVNAVYFVNWGIYGRNYQPQNLPASQLTHVLYAFMNVRADGTVYTGDSYADLEKHYTGDSWEEPGNNAYGCVKQLFLLKKANRKLKVMLSIGGWTWSTNFPAASASAATRSTFAKSSVTLMKDWGFDGIDIDWEYPANATDASNMILLLQAVRNELDSYSKQYANGYHFQLSIAAPAGPDNYNKLKMKDLGSVLDHVNLMAYDYAGSWSAFSGHQANKYANTKIPNATPFNTDQAVKAYVNGGVPSAKMVLGMPIYGRAFQNTAGLGQPYSGVGSGSWENGIWDYKALPKAGASLVYDRDAQASYSYDSNTKELISFDTPGMVGNKVLYIKNRKLGGSMFWEASADKTGANSLIGTSSKKLGTLDSTNNCLTYPNSQYANIAKGLS